Genomic window (Polyodon spathula isolate WHYD16114869_AA unplaced genomic scaffold, ASM1765450v1 scaffolds_1203, whole genome shotgun sequence):
GGCTCCGAAGTAAATGACGAAAacttattaaataattttatttataaaattaaaataaaaaaacaatttgccGCCAACTCGTTTGCAAGCTTGCAAACGGCCAGCTCGGGCGGGGGCCAGGCGCTCCGCCTTAGGCAATCCACTGCAGGTGTCGTCACGAGAAAGCCACACGCTTCCTCGCGCTGGAGAGGAGAGGCCGCCGCCGCgcgctaccaaaaaaaaaaaaaaaaaaaaaaaaaatacctattattatatttattattaaatatatataaataaatatttttttttttttcttttttatatgtacaaacataaataataacCGATACGgagaaaaaaacaggagaaaGTTTGAGGGCCGAGGCGgctgtggaaatgtgtttacctttttaacaagaaaacaaaacaaagagcagAATTACGGTTATTCACTATTACTGTTATAATTATCATTTTATTGAGAGGTTTGGTTTTGTTAAAGAGAACCTCtctctgcttttgttttctttttgattttctgTGTCGAGTGGCCGCGGCGATGTCCGCGCAGGCGCAGATGCGATCCCTGCTCGACCAGCTGATGGGGACGGCGAGAGACGGTGAGCGgctttttataactttaaacatcttttaaaaacgTTTCTCCGGGGCGCCGTCCCCCGGGGGCGCTTGGAACCGGCGCCTGGCCGGCGAGCTCGCTGTTAAAACGGGGGTTTTGTCTGTGTCGGGGCGGGAGGCGGCTCTGGAGAGTTTGCCCCCCAACCGGCTCTCGTTTTGATGGGAGTCTTGTTGTTGAGTTTTTAAGGGGAGCTGTTGCGGCCAATCGGGAGGCAGCTTTTCGTGACCGGCGTACAGGCCGTCCAATGGTAAGCCCGGAACGCGTGGGGTGGGCGGGGTTGTGTGGGTGGGGTGGGCGGCTGCAGCTGGTTTGATAGACGGTCACCCAAGCCAATAAGGAGACGCGGAGCGCGTTGGAGTGGCCAAtgggagcagcagcaggagtTTGCAGCAGTTCTGTTTGAGTTTCGGTTGTGCGTGTTGTCtctattggttaaaaaaaaaaagtaaaattaaattaatggtGCCTTTAAAGCCACGGGCAATAGTGGCCCAAAGTAATGTTgtaattttacagtaaatatgcCTTTGCTAAATGTGtccttactgtgtgtgtgtgtgtgtgtgtgtgtgtgtgtgtgtagatagatagatagatagatagatagatagatagatagatagatagtgtgtggatagatagatagatagatagagtgtgtatagatagatagatagatagatagacagtgtgtggatagatagatagatagatagatagtgtgtggatagatagatagatagatagtgtgtggatagatagatagatagatagatagatagatagatagatagatagtgtgtgtggatagatagatagatagatagtgtgtggatagatagatagatagacagtgtgtggatagatagatagtgtgtggatagatagatagatagatagatagacagtgtgtggatagatggatagatagatagatagacagtgtgtggatagatagatagtgtatagatagatagatagatagatagatagtgtgtggatagatagatagatagatagatagatagatagatagatagatagatagatagatagatagatagatagatagatagatagatagatagatagacagtgtgtggatagatagatagatagtgtgtggatagatagatagatagatagatagtgtgtggatagatagatatagtgtgcagatagatagtgtgtgtgtatatagatagatagtgtgtatgtgtagatagatagatatatagtgtgtggatggatggatggatagatactgtgtgtagatagatagtctgtacatagatagatagtgtgtatAGATATCTatctgtatacatatatacacacaccgatctgtctatctatatatacactcctatctatctgtctgtctgtgtgtgtagctagatagatagatatagatagatagatgtatgtgtgtgtatgtatatatatatacacacacacacacacacacacacagtggcttacAAAAGTAAtcggacccctgaccaattctctcatactgctgaattacaaatgctacagtgaaatttcgttctgttcgatatcttactttaaaacacttgaactcaaaatcaattattgtaaggtgacattggttttatgttgggaaatatttttaagaaaaataaaaaaactgaaatatcttgctttgcataagtattcaacccccacacaatTATCTGGTAGAGACGTCATATCTTCATAACTCaaactgtttcaaagctgtgctgtgcagagaggACGCTTGATATCAGAAATGGGTTTGAGAGGGTGAACGTTGCCCAAACGATAATCATTGAGAGTGTGTGTTTAAACGTGTAAACCTCATCAAATGTATGGAATCGCACACgagtgtgtgtctatgtgtctgtgtgtgtgtgtttatgtgtgtgttacACAGTCTGTGTATATCTGTGCCCCTTTGTGTGTGTgacttttttctgtttgtatcaGCATGTCTCTGTGAGAcgcaaacacacaaacatactcGCATACAGTTACACTCTGTCTCTTCCTCTCTCAGGGGACAGCATTTGACAGAGTAAAGCTCTGTCTGTcttctgtatgtgtgtctctgtatatctctctctctctcgccctccCTCTGTGtgtccctgtctctctgtgtatctcagtgtgtctctgtctctctcctctctctctctgtgtgtccctgactccctccctctctctctgtgtccctgactccctccctctctccctgtctctctctcaggagaCAGCACTCGACAGAGGATCAAGTTCATGGATGACAGAGTGTGCAAGTCTCACCTGCTGGACTGCTGCCCTCACGACATCCTCTCAGGAACAGTGAGTAGCGGCCCGAGACTGGGGGGGCAGGCTGACCCCAAACCAACACTCTCTGTCTGCATTTTTGTATAACAGGGCGACCAATTTATGTTTAACATGCATGTTTATCAGAGagatcagggctgggaatcagactcctattgcacagcagtgtgatccagtccaggtttcactgctaccagcttgatcatcccccagtgtgtctagctaacaagctcaggtgtgtcttattattaaactcctagtgaaagcaggactggatcacaccgctgtgcagcgggagtctgattattaaactcctagtgaaagcaggactggatcacactgctgtgcagcgggagtcagattccctgatctctctctctgtgtcttggAGGTTGTGTTATTGATTGATTGGTGTattgatttctctctctctctctctgtgtctcagagGATGGATTTGGGAGAGTGTAACAGGATTCATGACCTGGCTCTCCGTGCTGACTACGAGATCGCCTCCAAACACCAGGAATACTTCTTCGAACTGGACGTGAGTCTCAGCGAGCTCGACGGTGCGGGAGTGAggactcacccccccccccccccctaccctgTTCTGCCGCTGGTTCACCAGTGGGGCTCTGAGGGGCGTTTTGAATCGGTGTTTTGATATGATGATGTTAATTAAtatctcctttctcctctctctcccctctcaggcTACAGATCACCTCCAGTCCTTCATTGCTGATTGTGATCGCCGCACAGAGTTGGCCAAGAAGAGGCTCGCAGACACCCAGGAGGAGATCAATGCAGAAGTGGCAGCcaaggtataataataataattgcattttatagtggagtctgattcccagccctgatctCTCTATCTAAATATCCTCACTTTTCCCACCAGTATACTGCCGCTCTCTCCACTATAAAACCAGCTACAAACCTCCTTCAACCAAAGAGCGAGATAGATCAATACTAATATTCTCATTGTCTCTTCCCCTCTCCCTTtctgtctcccctctctcttctctctctctctctctctctcctccccccctcttctctccccccccccccgtgattCCCAGGCGGAGCGGGTTCACGAGCTCAATGAGGAGATTGGGAAGATGCTGGCGCAGACGGAGCAGCTGGGAGCCGAGGGGAACGTGGAGGAGTCCCAGAGGCTGCTGGGAGAGGTGGAGATAACCAGAGGCTTGAAGAGAGAGGCTGAGGTGAGAGAATACACGGGGAGGGGGGGGTACTGTTTAATACACAGGGacgggacggacggacggacggacggtaCTGTTTaatacacggggggggggggggggggggggggtactgtttAATACTACACAGTATTGAAATCtgttttttctgtcttttatATAGTTTAGTTGTTTATGCCATGTATGTGCTTTGGCGACACAATTATGTTTATTGTCATgccagtgagagagagacacacggTTATCAAAGTATATCATTGTTTTACATCATTTTGTTCTCTCCTTtccccctcttctctcctccttcctctccttctcctctcccctcccctctcctttcCCATCTCTCTCCtgtcttctctttctctctctctccccctctctctctctcccctctcctctctctctctctctctctctctctctctctctctctctctctctctctcctctctcaggatGTGTACAGGAACTCAATGCCAGCCTCCAGTTTTCAGCAGCAGAAGTTACGGGTGTGTGAGGTTTGCTCCGCCTACCTGGGTCTCCATGACAACGACCGCCGGCTCGCGGACCACTTCGGAGGCAAACTGCACCTGGGCTTCATCGAGATCCGGGAGAAACTGGAGAAGCTCAAGGTACGAACCAGAGAcccctcccctccacacacacacacacacacacacacacacacacacacacacacacacacacacacacacacacacacacacacacactgcatcgaGATCCGGGAGAAACTGGAGAAGCTCAAGATACAAACCAGagaccccacacacacacacacacacacacacacacacacacaccgggaGAAACTGGAGAAGCTCTAAGATACAAACCAGAgaccccacacacacatatacagagagATAGACTCACACACAGAGATGGTACCAAGTAATACTTCATTCACAATAATGAaaatgtctctctgtctctcctcctctctctctctctctcctctatttTTTAGAAAGCAGTTGCAGCGAAACAGCAGCAGCGCAGCCTGGAGAGGGTGAAACGCAGAGAAGAAAGAGAGGAGCGAGACAAGGGCGAGAAGgaggagagggacagagagagggacCGAGAGAGGAAGAGGTAAAAACACAGCCATgcaattcacactgaagacactgagagacacttctagtggaaacgtttgccattgaattcacactgaagacactgagagagacttctagtggaaacgtttgccattgaattcacactgaagacactgagagactcttctagtggaaacgtttgccattgaattcacactgaagacactgagagactcttctagtggaaacgtttgccattgaattcacactgaagacactgagagactcttctagtggaaacgtttgctattgaattcacactgaagacactgagagactcttctagtggaaacgtttgccattgaattcacactgaagacactgagagactcttctagtggaaacgtttgtgtAGAAAGTTAATTTCTTTCAGGGTTTGTTAGTTCTGAGCTGCTGCTGTTAACGAGTTATGAAAAGTGAATGACGGGTTTGGATTAATCatctattgttattatttattatatattattattattatttttattttttttttaggacaagATCTCGTAGCAGAGAAAACAAGAGGTGAGACTGTCCTGTTCCTCTGGTTTGGTCTTGGAGACCAAAAGAACCCTGTcgaacatgtgtgtgtgtgtgtgtgtgtgtgtgtgtgtgtgtgtgtgtgtgtgtgtgtgtgtgtgtgtgtgtgtgtgtgtgtgtgtgtgtggactttctgtAAATCAATCTACACTCCCCTCTCCTGAGCTCTGTGTGTctgacacacacaaactggaCTGTAATCCAGGTATAACCCCCCTGTCTATCTGTCGTTGTCTATCTATCGCTCTCTCTGTTTTCTTGCGTGGGTGTCTTTCTGTTTGACTTCACACAAACTGTAGAGTAAACAAGGTATTCTCCATGTCTGTGTCTGTCTAGCTTATTGTCTATATCAGTCTGCTCTCTCTAGCTGTCAGTCTCTCTCTGCGTTTAGATTTCCTTGTGTGACTGActggctgacacacacacaaactggagtgtaaacgaggtctgtctgtatctatctctGTGTCTGGCTGGCTGTTTGACTCTCACACACAAACTGGAGTGTAAACAAGGTCTTCTCTCCCCAGGTCTGGTTCTCGGGATGGACAGAGCCATCGCTGCAGCTCCGCATCCTCCTCTCGCAAGAGAAGACCCTCCCCACCCCCGAGAGAGAGGGAacgagacagagagcgagagagaggaggagagcgggagagaggaggaggcaggggaggagagcgggagagaggaggaggaggagggggggagaggagacACAGACACCGGAACAGATCCAACAGCAGGAGCAGGAGTCACCACCACAGctccagagagagggaggagaggaaagagaggaaaaagaggtgaggagagagaggggggagtcaCCACCAcagctccagagagagagagggaggagaggagagggaggggaggggggtcatCACCACAGCTCCAGAGAAGAGGAGGAAGGggggtggatggatggattgaAGGGGGCGTTTTTAAACCTCTTTCTGCTTTTTCTCTCTCCTTCCCTGCGTCCTGTTCAGATCCTCGCGGGAGAAATCGTCCCGCGACAGAGACGGCCATTCCAGAGATGCATCCCCCGAACCACAGGAGAGGAACCCGTCGAGCGACAACGGACTGGCCAGCTCTGAGGAGAGAGAGGCGGGGGAGAtctagagaggagagagagggggggtacAGGgggctgaggagagagagagagagacgggatACAGGGAACCCCAAAAAACatctagccctgctgctgctgcacccagtcctggggttcagagctcccctcaatgaagtctagtattattaatattgcaatgatcaggagccaggagtttgagcagggttagaaactcacactagccctgctgctgctcccagtcctggggttcagagctcccctcaatgaagtctagtattattaatattgcaatgatcaggaggcaggagtttgagcagggttacaaactcacactagccctgctgctgctgctgcacccagtcctggggttcagagctcccctcaatgaagtctagtattattaatattgcaatgatcaggaggcaggagtttgagcagggttacaaactcagtagtaataataataatactaataataataataatttcattgaGGGAAGTTATGAAACATCCTGCAGTtctctgctgccccctggtggCTGAGAGAAATACAGCAGTAGGAATATCTATATAGACCTGAATACAGCTGCCCTGTACCATTAACCTGCAGCACTCTGCTGCCCCCTGGCGGAGGAGAGAGATACAGCAGAGAGAAATATCGATAGATCTGAATATACAGAGAGTCTCGTACCATTGATAACCTGTTACTCTGCTGCCCCCTGGCGGAGGAGAGAGATACAGCAGAGAGAAATATCGATAGATCTGAATATACAGAGAGTCTCGTACCATTGATAACCTGTTACTCTGCTGCCCCCTGGCGGAGGAGAGAGATACAGCAGAGAGAAATATCGATAGATCTGAATATACAGAGAGTCTCGTACCATTGATAACCTGTTACTCTGCTGCCCCCTGGCGGAGGAGAGAGATACAGCAGAGAGAAATATCGATAGATCTGAATATACAGAGAGTCTCGTACCATTGATAACCTGTTACTCTGCTGCCCCCTGGCGGAGGAGAGAGATACAGCAGAGAGAAATATCGATAGATCTGAATATACAGAGAGTCTCGTACCATTGATAACCTGTTACTCTGCTGCCCCCTGGCGGAGGAGAGAGATACAGCAGAGAGAAATATCGATAGATCTGAATATACAGAGAGTCTCGTACCATTGATAACCTGTTACTCTGCTGCCCCCTGGCGGAGGAGAGAGATACAGCAGAGAGAAATATCGATAGATCTGAATATACAGAGAGTCTCGTACCATTGATAACCTGTTACTCTGCTGCCCCCTGGCGGAGGAGAGAGATACAGCAGAGAGAAATATCGATAGATCTGAATATACAGAGAGTCTCGTACCATTGATAACCTGTTACTCTGCTGCCCCCTGGCGGAGGAGAGAGATACAGCAGAGAGAAATATCGATAGATCTGAATATACAGAGAGTCTCGTACCATTGATAACCTGTTACTCTGCTGCCCCCTGGCGGAGGAGAGAGATACAGCAGAGAGAAATATCGATAGATCTGAATATACAGAGAGTCTCGTACCATTGATAACCTGTTACTCTGCTGCCCCCTGGCGGAGGAGAGAGATACAGCAGAGAGAAATATCGATAGATCTGAATATACAGAGAGTCTCGTACCATTGATAACCTGTTACTCTGCTGCCCCCTGGCGGAGGAGAGAGATACAGCAGAGAGAAATATCGATAGATCTGAATATACAGAGAGTCTCGTACCATTGATAACCTGTTACTCTGCTGCCCCCTGGCGGAGGAGAGAGATACAGCAGAGAGAAATATCGATAGATCTGAATATACAGAGAGTCTCGTACCATTGATAACCTGTTACTCTGCTGCCCCCTGGCGGAGGAGAGAGATACAGCAGAGAGAAATATCGATAGATCTGAATATACAGAGAGTCTCGTACCATTGATAACCTGTTACTCTGCTGCCCCCTGGCGGAGGAGAGAGATACAGCAGAGAGAAATATCGATAGATCTGAATATACAGAGAGTCTCGTACCATTGATAACCTGTTACTCTGCTGCCCCCTGGCGGAGGAGAGAGATACAGCAGAGAGAAATATCGATAGATCTGAATATACAGAGAGTCTCGTACCATTGATAACCTGTTACTCTGCCGCCCCCTGGCGGAGGAGAGAGATACAGCAGAGAGAAATATCGATAGATCTGAATATACAGAGAGTCTCGTACCATTGATAACCTGTTACTCTGCTGCCCCCTGGCGGAGGAGAGAGATACAGCAGAGAGAAATATCGATAGATCT
Coding sequences:
- the LOC121309324 gene encoding putative RNA-binding protein Luc7-like 2 isoform X1 → MSAQAQMRSLLDQLMGTARDGDSTRQRIKFMDDRVCKSHLLDCCPHDILSGTRMDLGECNRIHDLALRADYEIASKHQEYFFELDATDHLQSFIADCDRRTELAKKRLADTQEEINAEVAAKAERVHELNEEIGKMLAQTEQLGAEGNVEESQRLLGEVEITRGLKREAEDVYRNSMPASSFQQQKLRVCEVCSAYLGLHDNDRRLADHFGGKLHLGFIEIREKLEKLKKAVAAKQQQRSLERVKRREEREERDKGEKEERDRERDRERKRTRSRSRENKRSGSRDGQSHRCSSASSSRKRRPSPPPRERERDRERERGGERERGGGRGGERERGGGGGGERRHRHRNRSNSRSRSHHHSSREREERKERKKRSSREKSSRDRDGHSRDASPEPQERNPSSDNGLASSEEREAGEI
- the LOC121309324 gene encoding putative RNA-binding protein Luc7-like 2 isoform X2; the protein is MDDRVCKSHLLDCCPHDILSGTRMDLGECNRIHDLALRADYEIASKHQEYFFELDATDHLQSFIADCDRRTELAKKRLADTQEEINAEVAAKAERVHELNEEIGKMLAQTEQLGAEGNVEESQRLLGEVEITRGLKREAEDVYRNSMPASSFQQQKLRVCEVCSAYLGLHDNDRRLADHFGGKLHLGFIEIREKLEKLKKAVAAKQQQRSLERVKRREEREERDKGEKEERDRERDRERKRTRSRSRENKRSGSRDGQSHRCSSASSSRKRRPSPPPRERERDRERERGGERERGGGRGGERERGGGGGGERRHRHRNRSNSRSRSHHHSSREREERKERKKRSSREKSSRDRDGHSRDASPEPQERNPSSDNGLASSEEREAGEI